The sequence GGGAGAACATATAAGTTATTAAATACACCTTCAACAATATCGATACACAAATCAATGTCGTCTTTGTGATGTTTCTTAATCTCGTGAGTAGCAAGATTTCCAATGTCTTTTATTAATCGCAATAACAATAGAAATAATTTTAAAATAAAAAAATTAAAAAAATGATTAGTTTGGGGATAATAACTCCTGACGAGGCAATGTTATTGCGATTAATAAAAGACATTGGAAATCTTGCTACTCACGAGATTAAGAAACATCACAAAGACGACATTGATTTGTGTATCGATATTGTTGAAGGTGTATTTAATAACTTATATGTTCTCCCAAAAGAAGCAGAATTTACAAGAGAAATAATAGAAGGCAAATGGAAGCGAGTTTAACAGGCAAAAAAGAAACCGCTTAATTCTTATTTGTTAGTTTTACACCTCGGAGTTGGAAGAGCGACAAGGCCCCCCCCATTTCTTAGATAATTCTATTTCCACCCCCAACGAACAACCTTTGGCCGGTAATCCAGCGGGCCTGTTCAGAAGCGAGAAAAACGATAACGTCAGCGACATCCTCGGGTTGACCAATTCGGCCCAGTGGGCATTTTTTTGCCTGAACTTCTTCTACCCTTGATGACATCCAGCCAGTTTGAATTGGTCCAGGTGACACAATATTCACGGTAATACCAAATTTACCCAGTTCGACTGCGGCCGAACGACTGTAGGCTTCCATCGCCGTCTTACTGGCACCGTAAGAAATTGACGAAGGAAAGCACTCCGCCCAATCTGTACTAATATTGACTAT comes from Patescibacteria group bacterium and encodes:
- a CDS encoding DUF4145 domain-containing protein — its product is MISLGIITPDEAMLLRLIKDIGNLATHEIKKHHKDDIDLCIDIVEGVFNNLYVLPKEAEFTREIIEGKWKRV